The Macrobrachium rosenbergii isolate ZJJX-2024 chromosome 31, ASM4041242v1, whole genome shotgun sequence sequence GAGCGTGTATAGACATCTTTCAACCTCGGTCTTCACATTTTGACTAGAAGAGCTCTATCCTTCATATTTTGCAGGTACATTCGACCAGTGAAATCTCTTTCAGATGACACCAGCGTTAGTGACTTTGTGACCTTGACAATGCCTAAAgtatgaagaaaaagaacaaactaataaatacttaaagaaaGGAATTGATTACCAGAATTTTTCTTCTTGTCAAAATGGCTAAGGAAAAATTCTGTTGTTTAATCTGCAAAGCGTGCATGAACAGTTTCCTGCATGGTAACCTTTTGGTAATgcaattctcttttcttctttttcttccaaataCTTATTCCATATTTCTGGAATgtattgagagggagagagagccaaGGAGGCGAAGGAACCAGAAGATGATATCTAGGGATTCTATAGGGATCAGGGATATATCCTTAGACTTGGCTCCGGGAGTCCTCCAGTGGTAGAGGGTGGGAATGACGACGTGATGTgggtgtgcagagagagagagagagagagagagagagagagagagagagagagagagaattttcctctgatttggccttagaaaaaaaaagaatggtaatGGAGGGGGTTGGGTTAAAGAGGTATGGAGGCCTCAGGTGATTGTGAAGAATATGATCCGTGGAGCCTCGTGGAATTGTATTTGAGGATCAAATGTGTACGGTTTACAGTTTGTTATTGCTATTCTTAGCAGTGATTAGGCTTTCATTGCTATATTTTAGCAGTATTTATGCTTTGACTGCTATTCTTAGCGGTGATTATGCTTTGATTGCTATATCTTAGCAGTAATTATGCTTAAATTGCTATATCTTAGCAGTGCTTATGCTTTCTTTGCAGTCTTAGCAGTGATTATGCtttcattattcttatcattaattaTGCTTTCATTGCTATGTCTTAGCAGTGATTATGCTTTGATTGCGATTCTTATCAGTGATTATGCTTTGATTGCTATTCTTATTAGCGATTAATCTTTTTGTTATCATTCCAATCCCGGATATTGAGGGCTGAAGTTAACAAgggcattattttttaaaacgtGCCAAAACATACTATGAAATAATCCGTTCAATGAGTATTAGAGACACCTGTTAGAGGCCCATCAagaacagcgaccccgactaggaatTAAGCGGAGATGTGAGAATATTTTGACACCAGAAACTCGCTTAAAACTCTTTTAGATCTTGAGAACATTTTCAACCTCaaagaaaatcattcattcacttcTTAATTatggaaaactaattttttcttttctcccgaAATTGCAATTTGGACCGCTGCTGACTGTGTTCTCTTACGCTATTGGCTTCTCTCGCCcacaaagtgaatttttttttatattaaaaagagatTGTGATCCTTTAAGGTAATCCAGATCACCAACAATTCCTTCACTTGGAATAAAATGGGTTTCCTTTTATTTCGGCTAACGAGAGATGCGGTCATTCTTTTGAGTGAAATCTCCTTTGCATAATGACTGCATTTAATCTTTTCGAATTCGCCCCCTTTGCTAGTATCGGAGTCATTAAAGACGCTCCCTGTTCACAATCATGCTAAATTATTTCGTATGTAAATGAGATGCTTCACTGATAACATTGTATTGTGAAGATTTTATGCGATAGTTTCATCGCTGGAAAATTTGACATGTTTGGTGGAATGTTTCTGCGAATGACCAAGTTTTCTGTGttcggagtctctctctctctctctctctctctctctctctctctctctctctctctctctctctctctctctctctctctcatggagaagAAAGTGATTGAAAAGTTGCAGATAAATAGCATCTGGAAATTTGAATATAACATtgattcctttcctctctctctctctctcttctctctctctctctctctctctctctctctctctctctctctcgcggaaaagaaaatgattaaaaaattacagataaataGCAACTGGAAATATGTGTGACCATGCaaactatatttctctctctctctctctctctctctctctctctctctctctctctctctctctctctctctctctcacttatataCCCAAAATTTTATCAAACTTTTTGCGCCATCCTTTCTCCTGCGATATTAACATCCCAGttagaggactctctctctctctctctctctctctctctctctctctctctctctctctctctctctctgtaatgcaaTTACTGTAGCATGTTGTATTAGGAGCCTCACACACCAACCACTTAACAAGGGGGTAGCATCTAGCATCTCcctcagttttctttgttttcaagtttgataaacaatgaaaattatttcacttgGAAGTTACggttttgttttaaattacagttttattttagcgtaatttattttagtttttttacagaTAAGAAAAGCTGTCCGAACAACGTCTCACAACAAGAGCAGCGAATTTTTACAATTCTTAAAAGGTGGTAGCTGGCATTCCATTTACTCTGGGCTTAATATGTAGCTTAGAAAAGGTAGCAGGCTTCATTTTGAGCGCCATTCCATGCTTAGATAATTTTTAGCCCTTTGAGAAAGAGCTTGCAAAGCCCTGCCTCTGTACTGCGAAGAATGTTATTGCTGGTGCCTCTCTACTGTGGAGAATGTTATTGCTGGTGCCTCTGTACTGGGGAGAATGTTATTGCTGGTGCCTCTGTACTGGGAAGACTGCTATTGCTGGTGCTTCTGCACTGGGAAGACTGTTATTGCTGGTGCCTCTGTACTGGGAAGAATGTTATTGCTGGTGCCTCTGTACTGGGAAGATTACTATTACTGGTGCTTCTGCACTGGGAAGACTGTTATTGCTGGTGCCTCTGTACTGGGAAGAATGTTATTGCTGGTGCCTCTGTACTGGGAAGATTACTATTGCTGGTGCTTCATCACTGGGAAGACTGTTATTGCTGGTGCCTCTGTACTGGGAAGAATGTTTTTGCCAGTCCCTCTCTACAGGGAAGAATGTTATTGCCAGTGCTCCTGTACTGGGAAGAATGTTATTGCTGGTGCCTCTCTACTGGGAAGAATGTTATTGCCAGTGCCCCTGTTACTGGGGAGAATGTTATTGCTGGTGGCCTTTACTGGGAAGAATGTTATTGCTGGTGCCGCTGTACTGGGAAGAATGTTATTGCCAGGGCCTCTGTACTGGGAAGGAAGTTATTGCCAGTGCCTCTGTACTGGGAAGGAAGTTATTGCTTGTACCCCTGTACTGGGGAGGATGTTATTGCTTGTGCCTCTGTACTGGGAAGGATGTTACTGCCGGTAGGCTAACTGGTTTTGAAGGCCTGTTGACTGTTCTTCGCATACCGCCTACCAGTCTGGTCAGCTTTAAATGCTCGTCAGCGTTTGCTGGGGTCAGTGaaaatgatgctctctctctctctctctctctctctctctctctctctctctctctctccacaataagctgtaggtcctgttgctaggtaaccagttggttgttagccacgtaaaataaatctaatccttcgggccagacctctctaggagagctgttaaccagtggtctggttaaactaagatgcactttctctctctctctctctctctctctctctctctctctctctctctctctctctctcacacacacacacacacacatatatattgataactacaaatattaaaaattttattaaatgtattCAAAGGCACTATGAATATTCCTCAGAATAATTTGGGTATCACGGTGCAGTACACATTTAAAGTAATCTTAAATTTATGGTTTCCTAAATGGTTTATGACTTTCTAGAGtattttaaatttaagttttatgaCACTCTcgagtatttttaaaatattttaagtgtatttaaGATATGGAGAAGTATGTCAATGTGGTAAGTTATGCTTCGAACATCCAGAAGTAATTGCGGaatatattttaaaggtatggGGTAAATTTAAATGCACTAAAATGTGTCGAAGTTTATattggatttttaaaaaagtgtttgGGACAGTCTgaaatattttacacttttaaattaatttcctctcattgctttacatttttttcaccAAAGTTTACTGTCAGGCAAGTTTTTTCAGAACAGacacacgccctctctctctctctctctctctctctctctctctctctctctctctctctcgtgcgtaaCTCATTCTGATAATGGAAGGGCCTCCCTGTCGTTAATTTACTGCAGTGCAATACAGGGGACACTATTCATCACAAGACCGTCTTGCCTCCGGGTTGCACCGTATGTGCCAAAGGTCTGTTGTTCGTTGCCCCGTTGTTAGTAATtggggtagatagatagatagatagatagatagatagatagatagatagatagatagatagatagggcgTTTATCAGAggtttgattattttcatttcctttgatagATGTGTTTTGCGTCGCGCTTGTTTTTGTGAAaaacatatgcatatgtgtgtgtgtgtgtatgtgtatgtgtatatatatatatatatatatatatatatatattttatataggtatatatatatatatatatatatatatatatatatatatatattacagtatttattaaaTGCGTGTGTGCTTTTGATAAACTTCATAGatattttagtgcattttagCAGTTGCGCCAAGATTGACGTCAGTACCTCAGAAGATAATTCGCCCAGTTATTGAGAAATGGTGTTGACGTTAACAAATAAATCCTCGGCAAAGAATTCTGTCCCGCGACTTGGCTAAAACTCTCGATCAAGTCGATCACTTCACATCATTATGAAGCCTGGCAACAAAATTCCCCCTCAGGGGATCAGCCCTCGGTCGCGTTCTCTTCATCATCGTGATAAATGATGTCGATGTCAGGGTGTGAAGCTCATTTAGACTTTTATTTACCGACGATTCCCTTGTCTTTGTTTCATTAGACACTTGGGCAAACTGCAAACAGTTCTGGAGTAAAGTAGGTAATGTGATTCATCCCAGGGTGGAGAGAAAGAGGTCTGGGTTTTATGCCAAAACATTGAGGGTACACATTTTGGTAGAATGTTCGAAATTTCATGGACTGTCTTTATCCAGATGGAAAGTCCCTCATTGGGGATAGTGCCTtcaatgcacctcacgctgtgcactgtagggattGCTTAAGgaagcagcgtcccttcggcccctaggtgcaacacctttcattccttttactgtaccttcgttcatattccctttcttccgtctaactttccaccctctcataacagcgtttcatagtgcaactgcgaagttttcctcctgttacacctttcaaacctttctactcttaactCCCCTTTCAGCCCGGAATGACCtggtaggtcccagcacttggacttctgcttaaattctgtattgtattcCGTTCTGTCTGAGAAGGTGCTCTGCTTATCAATCCCACCGCAAACCTTTTACCGATGTTAGGGGGTGTCGACACTACAACAGACTGTGTCGTAAACAgttcggcaacttatcgcatatatatcatcaacatgtTGTAAACAAGGCAGCGACCGGAAGTGGAGAATTGAAGCATTGGTAAGAGCTTCCAATAAGTCGTTAACAAAATACTCAACATGTTTATGATGTGTGGGCGATAAGTTGCAAACATGCGTTTATGACATTGTATTGCAGTGTGGACGTTCCCAGATGTTCTCTATTCTTCCCTTTACAATACCATAATCTAGATAAATTTACTTAATCTTCAGTATTCACATTCATATCTTCAAAATTATGGAAGGATCCAGAATGCATGCCAGAAGAAACCAGAAGGgatgcgctgaatgacctcataggttccagcgcttggatTTTGGTCAGGattcaatatttctttctttctcttttccttcagaATGCAAGGCCAGTTGCATCAATAAAGGTCACAATTCCAAGCTGATCTCGCACCTGGCACCCATTTCCAGAACTACATCTGATGTAATTGCGTTCAATAACCATTAATAGTGATACCAAATCCTCAAACGAGAACGCTTTGGCTGGGTATAATACCCCGTATAATACCCCACCCACCTGAGGTATATAACCAATGTATAGACAAGCCTACAAGTAAATctctatacaaataaatattttcctttcatagatagaaattgaaaataaagatttcaaaGACACTGAAGGGTATGAAAACACAAATTGATGTAATAACTATTTTGTTTACATGTAATATTCAGTATGTTTACGATTTCTAATTTCCTTGATCCTTCaacttaatgtaaataaattctgtGCTTGTCGTGTAAAGGTTGGTCTCATTGTATCGAATTTCAGTATGTATTTTTAGGTCAAGCTAGTTATGAATATTAGTATATTAACAGAGAGCAATTTTCAGGCATAggcagctttatatatatatatatatatatatatatatatatatatatatatatatatatatatatatatatatatatatataaccaaaggtTTGACATGTCTTAAATATAACTTGTGGGTctggtctgatttttttttacccaaaacttAATTGTCCCATCCGTATCTCAGACCAAATTCTCTCCTATCTCATAACCCCAAATTAAAGTCTCTTTCTGAAGGTCATAATTGACTACAAAATAGCAAGTCTGTCTATTCCGATTCTCTTTCTTTCGCTGTATTTTTCTCCTGTAATTCTAAAGTAACACCTCAGTTCAAGTAACATTCCGTAGTCACTCAGCCACTAAAGTAGCTTTCCCTAGTCACTCAGCCACTAAAGTAACATTCCCTAGCCACTCAGCCACTAAAGTAATATTCCCTAGTCACTCAGCCACTAAAGTAGCATTCCCTAGTCACTCAGCCACTAAAGTAACATTCCCTAGCCACTCAGCCACTAAAGTAACATTCCCTAGTCACTCAGCCACTAAAGTAGCATTCCCTAGTCACTCAGCCACTAAAGTAACATTCCCTAGTCACCCAGCCACTAAAGTAACATTCCCTAGTCACTCAGCCACTAAAGTAACATTCCCTAGCCACTCAGCCACTAAAGTAACATTCCCTAGTCACTCAGCCACTAAAGTAACATTCCCTAGCCACTCAGCCACTAAAGTAACATTCCCTAGTCACTCAGCCACTAAAGTAACATTCCTAGTCACTTAGCCACTAAAGTAACATTCCCTAGTCACCCAGCCACTAAAGTAACATTCCTAGTCACTCCAGCCACTAAAGTAACATTCCTAGCCACTCAGCCACTAAAGTAACATTCCCTAGTCACTCAGCCACTAAAGTAACATTCCCCTAGCCACTCAGCCACTAAAGTAACATTCCCTAGTCACCCAGCCACTAAAGTAACATTCCCTAGTCACCCAGCCACTAAAGTAACATTCCCTAGTCACCCAGCCACTAAAGTAACATTCCCTAGTCACCCAGCCACTAAAGTAACATTCCCTAGTCACTCAGCCACTAAAGTAACATTCCCTAGCCACTCCAGCCACTAAAGTACATTCCTAGTCACTCAGCCACTAAAGTAACATTCCCTAGTCACTCAGCCACTAAAGTAACATTCCTAGTCACTCAGCCACTAAAGTAACATTCCTAGCCACTCAGCCACTAAAGTAACATTCCCTAGTCACCCAGCCACTAAAGTAACATTCCCCAGTCACCCAGCCACTAAAGTAACATTCCCTAGTCACCCAGCCACTAAAGT is a genomic window containing:
- the LOC136855314 gene encoding adhesive plaque matrix protein-like encodes the protein MTCNTSVQVTFRSHSATKVAFPSHSATKVTFPSHSATKVIFPSHSATKVAFPSHSATKVTFPSHSATKVTFPSHSATKVAFPSHSATKVTFPSHPATKVTFPSHSATKVTFPSHSATKVTFPSHSATKVTFPSHSATKVTFPSHSATKVTFLVT